A stretch of Aythya fuligula isolate bAytFul2 chromosome 1, bAytFul2.pri, whole genome shotgun sequence DNA encodes these proteins:
- the ERGIC2 gene encoding endoplasmic reticulum-Golgi intermediate compartment protein 2, protein MRRLNRKKTLNLMKELDAFPKVPESYVETSASGGTVSLIAFTTIAFLTVMEFMVYRDTWMKYEYEVDKDFTSKLRINIDITVAMRCQYVGADVLDLAETMVASADGLIYEPVVFELSPQQKEWQRMLQLIQSRLQEEHSLQDVIFKSAFKSASTALPPREDNSLQSPDACRIHGHLYVNKVAGNFHITVGKAIPHPRGHAHLAALVSHESYNFSHRIDHLSFGELIPGIINPLDGTEKIASDHNQMFQYFITVVPTKLHTYKISAETHQFSVTERERVINHAAGSHGVSGIFMKYDISSLMVTVTEEHMPFWQFLVRLCGIIGGIFSTTGILHGFGRFVAEVIFCRFRLGSYKSTAVPLPDGHTSNHLPLSTDNNTH, encoded by the exons ATGAGGCGACTGAATCGGAAGAAGACGTTGAATTTGATGAAAGAACTGGATGCCTTCCCAAAGGTTCCTGAAAGCTATGTGGAGACTTCAGCAAGCGGAGGAACAG TTTCCCTGATAGCATTTACAACAATAGCTTTCCTGACTGTCATGGAATTTATGGTATATCGGGACACGTGGATGAAGTATGAATATGAAGTAGACAAGGATTTTACTAG taagcTAAGAATCAATATTGATATTACAGTTGCCATGAGGTGTCAGT ATGTGGGGGCCGATGTTCTGGACTTAGCAGAAACAATGGTTGCCTCTGCAGATGGCCTCATCTATGAACCA gtaGTATTTGAACTCAGCCCACAACAAAAAGAATGGCAAAG GATGCTGCAACTAATTCAGAGTAGGCTGCAGGAAGAACACTCTCTTCAAGATGTGATATtcaaaagtgcttttaaaagtgCTTCTACAGCATTGCCACCGCG GGAAGATAATTCATTACAGTCTCCAGATGCATGCAGAATTCATGGCCATCTGTATGTCAATAAAGTGGCAGGGAATTTTCACATAACTGTGGGCAA GGCAATACCACACCCTCGAGGCCATGCACACTTGGCAGCCCTTGTAAGCCATGAGT CCTACAACTTCTCACACAGAATAGATCATCTGTCATTTGGAGAGCTTATTCCAGGAATTATCAATCCCTTGgatggaacagaaaaaatagcatCAGATC acaACCAGATGTTCCAGTATTTTATCACAGTTGTGCCAACCAAACTTCATACATACAAAATTTCAGCAGAAACTCATCaattttcagtgacagaaagG GAAAGAGTAATTAACCACGCAGCTGGCAGCCACGGGGTGTCAGGAATATTCATGAAATACGATATCAGTTCACTTATGGTGACAGTGACAGAAGAGCACATGCCTTTTTGGCAGTTCTTAGTACGTCTCTGTGGCATTATTGGGGGAATTTTTTCAACTACAG GAATTTTACACGGTTTTGGAAGATTTGtagcagaagttattttttgCCGGTTCAGACTGGGCTCTTACAAATCTACGGCG GTCCCACTTCCCGATGGCCACACAAGCAACCACTTACCTCTAAGTACAGACAATAACACGCATTAG